In Gopherus flavomarginatus isolate rGopFla2 chromosome 1, rGopFla2.mat.asm, whole genome shotgun sequence, a single genomic region encodes these proteins:
- the SAMSN1 gene encoding SAM domain-containing protein SAMSN-1 isoform X3 has protein sequence MLKRKTSNVSDKEKCQKPKRTSSFGNFDRFRHHSVSKPDDSAEVCEVETVSDIGDPGQNKMAGNGGSLGKKMRAISLTMKKKMGKKYIKALSEDMNEEGKEVCYSHSDPGDETHTEKVCLKASDSMDSLYSLNSGQSSSSGVTSCSDGTSNRDSFRLDDEVPYTGPFCGRAKVHTDFTPSPYDTDSLKIKKGDIIDIICKTPMGMWTGMLHNKVGNFKFIYVDIILEAEATPRKIKVHRGSKRAKPKTLQELLERVHLQEYSSTLLLNGYETLEDLKELQESHLIELNITNPEDRARLLSAVENLQDYEIEQEHENEQQPLTLSPDPKSGLNDCPRDSGCYILSENSDNGKEELDPENLSDMLQTITITETN, from the exons CGCACAAGTAGTTTTGGAAATTTTGACCGTTTTAGGCACCATTCAGTATCAAAGCCAGATGATTCAGCTGAG GTATGTGAAGTGGAGACTGTAAGTGACATTGGAGATCCAGGACAAAATAAAATGGCAGGTAATGGAGGAAGCCTGGGAAAGAAGATGCGAGCCATTTCCCTAACCATGAAGAAAAAGATGGGTAAAAAGTACATCAAGGCACTCTCTGAGGACATG AATGAAGAAGGAAAAGAAGTCTGCTACTCGCATAGTGACCCTGGGGatgaaacacacacagagaaggtCTGCTTAAAAGCCAGTGACTCCATGGACAGTCTCTATAGTTTGAATAGTGGCCAGAGCTCTTCTA GTGGAGTGACTAGCTGTTCCGATGGAACCAGCAACAGGGACAGCTTTAGACTTGATGATGAAGTCCCTTACACTGGACCATTCTGTGGAAGAGCCAAAGTACACACCGACTTCACACCGAGTCCTTATGATACTGACTCTCTCAAAATTAAG aaAGGAGACATTATAGACATCATCTGCAAAACCCCCATGGGTATGTGGACAGGCATGCTGCATAACAAGGTGGGGAACTTCAAATTCATTTACGTTGATATTATTTTGGAAGCGGAAGCTACACCTAGGAAGATAAAGGTGCACAGAGGGAGCAAAAGGGCCAAACCTAAAACTCTGCAGGAACTTTTGGAACGGGTCCATCTTCAG GAATACTCATCAACCCTCTTGCTAAATGGCTATGAGACTTTGGAGGATTTAAAGGAGCTACAGGAGAGTCATTTGATTGAACTAAATATTACAAACCCAGAAGACAGGGCAAGGTTACTCTCTGCAGTTGAGAATCTACAGGACTATGAAA TTGAACAAGAACATGAAAATGAGCAACAGCCCCTGACCTTAAGCCCCGATCCCAAGTCAGGGTTAAATGACTGTCCAAGAGACTCTGGCTGTTACATCTTATCGGAAAATTCAGATAATGGCAAAGAAGAGCTAGATCCAGAAAACCTATCTGACATGCTACAGACGATCACTATCACTGAGACCAACTGA